A window of Marinobacter salarius contains these coding sequences:
- a CDS encoding heavy metal-binding domain-containing protein, which translates to MTSDHPINTTGSRQRQTRFAALQKWVSRAFARDLSCLIVPGQDVALAHGLNVSATGMRVSASPRDANVLLIVGGLSEKMGEVATVLYAQMPRPRTILMLGGKTPSSFPDADVSAGLSQKALADAVGRLKRALAEGAFATSAEDFDASVLHVKIEYVCPMHPEVVQNEPGSCPKCGMDLVAREAGEQTPEGGHDHEHHHDHEHQSQDHDHDHDHDHDHDHSNEHSNEHSNEHSNEHQQEHAHENAATEYTCPMHPEIVRDEPGSCPKCGMDLVVREDGEDEAHSEHEHSSHDHGEHDHSGHEHGGHDHGGHDHGGHDHGGHDHGASGFMSMIEVTKDLPRSADGLQMDWLEVPFGPVFPGLPGGLKLTLTLDGDGVTEGQATSLVGVTNEGENIEESEEMDAETFIGYLSAAIPLAPVSYRLLVCLAIEQAAGLEGDSANAGARTGALERERIASHLGWLAQLGRQLGFAWLTQRAATLQLQVREANRDSLAALEPALRTLGTRLERTPLLKSRLKGIGLLPTESSDLRGPVARAADEGGDAWARLRQRLAEISASLGLIKSGGEPALPVLRDVGDVSGTGEATVDTPRGEARLSLKLERGHVKSYKLDTACSQHIGLVPKLVEGQELGDALLAVGSLDLSPWEVTS; encoded by the coding sequence ATGACTTCTGATCATCCCATTAACACCACAGGTTCGCGTCAGAGGCAGACACGGTTTGCCGCTCTTCAGAAGTGGGTTTCCCGTGCATTTGCGCGTGACCTGAGTTGTCTCATCGTCCCGGGACAGGATGTCGCTCTGGCGCATGGCTTGAATGTGAGTGCCACCGGCATGCGTGTCAGCGCCTCACCCCGTGATGCGAATGTGCTTCTGATCGTCGGCGGGCTTTCAGAAAAAATGGGCGAGGTTGCAACGGTGCTTTATGCGCAGATGCCCCGGCCCCGCACTATTCTCATGCTTGGCGGCAAGACGCCATCGTCTTTTCCGGATGCTGATGTATCAGCGGGTCTGTCGCAAAAGGCACTGGCCGACGCGGTTGGGCGGCTGAAGCGGGCACTGGCGGAAGGTGCCTTCGCTACTTCAGCGGAGGATTTTGATGCCTCCGTCCTGCACGTCAAAATCGAGTACGTCTGCCCTATGCATCCGGAGGTAGTCCAGAACGAGCCGGGCAGCTGTCCCAAGTGTGGCATGGATCTGGTAGCACGCGAAGCGGGGGAGCAAACCCCTGAGGGCGGCCACGATCATGAACATCACCATGATCACGAACACCAGAGCCAAGACCACGACCACGACCACGACCACGACCACGACCACGACCACAGTAACGAACACAGTAACGAACACAGTAACGAACACAGTAACGAACACCAACAGGAACACGCTCACGAAAATGCCGCGACCGAATATACCTGCCCCATGCACCCCGAAATTGTTCGGGACGAGCCTGGCAGTTGCCCCAAGTGCGGTATGGACCTGGTAGTCCGCGAGGACGGGGAAGATGAGGCACACTCAGAACATGAACATTCCAGCCATGATCACGGTGAGCATGATCACAGTGGGCATGAGCATGGAGGGCACGATCACGGTGGCCACGATCACGGTGGCCACGATCACGGTGGCCACGATCATGGCGCCTCGGGATTCATGTCGATGATTGAAGTCACCAAGGATCTGCCACGCAGTGCCGATGGCCTGCAGATGGACTGGCTTGAGGTGCCGTTCGGTCCGGTCTTCCCCGGCTTGCCCGGCGGACTGAAGTTGACGCTCACGCTCGACGGCGACGGTGTGACCGAAGGGCAGGCGACCTCCCTGGTGGGGGTGACCAACGAAGGTGAGAATATTGAAGAAAGTGAAGAGATGGATGCTGAGACCTTCATTGGGTATCTGTCAGCCGCAATTCCACTGGCACCGGTGAGCTACCGTCTTTTAGTCTGTCTGGCAATAGAGCAAGCGGCAGGGCTGGAGGGCGATTCGGCAAACGCCGGTGCTCGCACCGGCGCCCTTGAGCGTGAGCGCATCGCCAGTCACCTTGGCTGGCTGGCTCAGTTAGGGCGCCAGCTCGGCTTTGCCTGGCTGACGCAACGGGCCGCAACTCTGCAACTGCAAGTCAGAGAGGCTAACAGGGACAGTCTTGCTGCCCTGGAGCCAGCGCTGCGCACATTGGGAACCCGCCTTGAGCGAACGCCTTTACTCAAATCACGGCTTAAGGGTATCGGCCTGCTGCCAACGGAATCTTCTGACCTGCGCGGGCCCGTAGCGCGTGCTGCGGATGAAGGTGGAGATGCCTGGGCGCGCCTGAGGCAACGCCTGGCCGAAATTTCCGCCAGCCTTGGCCTTATAAAGTCGGGCGGGGAACCGGCGCTGCCGGTTCTGCGCGACGTTGGCGATGTGTCAGGAACCGGTGAGGCCACCGTTGACACTCCGCGCGGCGAGGCCCGGCTAAGTCTGAAACTGGAGCGCGGCCATGTTAAGTCATACAAGCTGGACACCGCCTGTAGTCAGCATATCGGCCTGGTCCCTAAGCTTGTCGAGGGCCAGGAACTGGGCGATGCGCTGCTGGCAGTCGGGTCACTGGACCTTTCGCCCTGGGAGGTGACTTCGTGA
- a CDS encoding NADH-quinone oxidoreductase subunit A, with product MSFLELYSLLLALVVGIVATILGLYGFVRVMGSARGEPGKDVPASSGVLSRDPVWGRYHARYYGYALLFLAFDMEMAFMYPWAVVYKEVGLVALYDMGVFLAILFLGLLYGWSQGALRRQ from the coding sequence ATGAGTTTTTTGGAACTGTATAGTCTTTTACTTGCCCTGGTGGTCGGCATCGTGGCTACCATCCTGGGCCTTTACGGGTTTGTGCGCGTGATGGGCTCTGCGCGCGGGGAGCCGGGCAAGGATGTGCCGGCAAGCTCCGGTGTGCTGTCGCGGGATCCGGTGTGGGGGCGCTATCACGCGCGTTACTACGGTTACGCATTGTTGTTCCTGGCCTTCGATATGGAAATGGCGTTCATGTACCCATGGGCCGTCGTGTACAAAGAAGTAGGGCTGGTTGCTTTGTATGATATGGGCGTATTTCTTGCCATCCTCTTTCTGGGCCTGCTTTATGGCTGGAGTCAGGGGGCATTGAGGCGTCAATGA
- a CDS encoding APC family permease, with protein MSREQDRTTRYQEGSLTLTGTVMLGTGVMIGAGIFALTGQMAQMTGTLFPLAFLAAAIIVSFSSYSYIKISNAYPSAGGIGMYLHKAYGDRLPTAFNALLMYFSMVIAQSFLARTFGSYTMQLFGGDESGRMVPILGVALIMAAFLINLLGNRMIQSVASFIGVLKIGGILIFGIVGIWITDNLAVDFSGTGEAGATGNFLGATALGILAFKGFTTITNSGSEVIDPKRNVGRAIIISIAACVVIYTLVGFAVASNLSLGEIIETQNYSLAAAARPALGEYAVWFTVAIAMTATAGGILASIFAVSRMLAMLTEMKLVPHRHFGMPGSIQKHTLVYTVVLGLVLTAFFDLSRIAALGIVFYLVMDIAIHWGVLCHLRDDVKAKAWVPAIAIVLDLLVLVGFVWVKLNSDPFVIGVAVITMIVIVAAEHIFLKKFLRSEHEESHVRDHH; from the coding sequence ATGAGCAGGGAGCAGGACCGAACCACTCGCTATCAGGAGGGGAGTCTCACACTCACGGGAACCGTTATGCTGGGTACCGGGGTGATGATTGGTGCCGGTATCTTCGCTTTGACCGGGCAGATGGCACAGATGACGGGCACTCTGTTTCCATTGGCGTTTCTGGCCGCGGCGATAATCGTCAGTTTCAGCTCCTATTCCTACATCAAGATTTCAAATGCATACCCCTCCGCCGGCGGTATCGGTATGTACTTGCACAAAGCATACGGTGATCGGTTGCCGACGGCTTTCAACGCGTTGCTGATGTACTTCTCGATGGTAATTGCCCAGAGCTTCCTGGCCCGAACCTTTGGATCTTACACCATGCAACTGTTCGGTGGCGATGAAAGCGGCCGAATGGTGCCGATTCTTGGCGTAGCCCTCATTATGGCAGCGTTTCTGATCAATCTACTCGGCAACCGGATGATTCAGAGCGTAGCGTCTTTCATAGGCGTGTTAAAGATTGGAGGCATACTGATTTTCGGAATTGTGGGTATCTGGATTACTGATAACCTCGCAGTAGACTTTTCAGGCACGGGCGAAGCCGGAGCAACGGGTAATTTTCTGGGTGCGACGGCGCTGGGAATACTGGCCTTCAAGGGTTTTACCACGATTACCAACAGTGGCTCCGAGGTAATCGACCCCAAACGGAATGTGGGGCGGGCGATCATTATTTCCATCGCGGCCTGCGTAGTGATTTATACCCTGGTGGGTTTTGCGGTTGCCAGCAATCTGTCGCTGGGTGAAATCATTGAAACGCAGAACTATTCGCTTGCGGCCGCAGCGCGTCCGGCGTTGGGCGAGTATGCGGTCTGGTTCACGGTGGCGATTGCTATGACGGCCACCGCCGGTGGCATTCTGGCCAGCATTTTCGCCGTCTCGCGTATGTTGGCCATGCTGACTGAAATGAAGCTGGTTCCTCACCGTCATTTCGGTATGCCTGGCAGTATCCAGAAGCACACGTTGGTTTACACGGTGGTTCTCGGGCTCGTTCTGACGGCGTTTTTTGACCTCTCACGGATTGCCGCTCTGGGCATTGTGTTCTATTTGGTAATGGATATTGCCATTCACTGGGGAGTTCTTTGTCATTTGCGCGACGATGTGAAGGCAAAGGCGTGGGTGCCAGCGATTGCTATCGTCCTGGATTTGCTCGTACTCGTGGGTTTCGTCTGGGTCAAACTGAATAGTGATCCGTTTGTTATTGGCGTGGCGGTAATTACGATGATTGTTATCGTCGCAGCAGAGCATATTTTTCTGAAGAAGTTTCTGCGCTCGGAACATGAAGAATCGCATGTCCGTGATCACCACTAA